The genomic interval CTCCACCGCCAGCTCCACCTCCACCCAGCCGTCCGCGTCCGGCGCTCCCGCCTCCGCCAGCGCCCGCGCGCCCGCCGCCCCGAACTGCATCGGCAGCAGCTTCCGCCCGCGCGGGGACAGCCGCAGCCGTGCCGTGCCCCGCCGCAGCGCCGCCTCCAGCCGCCGCGAGGTCTCCGTCCAGTACGCGGCCAGGTCGAACCCGGCGGGCCGGGTGAACTCCTCGCCGGTCTCCTCCACCTCCTGGAACCGCGAGACGCGGTAGGTGCGCACCGCGTCGTCCGCGAGGGCGATCAGGTACCAGATGCCGCCCTTCAGCACGAGCCCCAGCGGCCGCACCTCCCGCCGCACCTCGCCGCGCCAGCGCGCGTAGCGGGTCCGCAGCACCCGCCGCTCCCACACCGCCCGCGCGACCACCGCCAGGCAGGGCACCGGGTCGACGTCCCGGAACCAGGCCGGCGCGTCCAGGTGGAACCGCTCGCGCACCCGCCGCGCCTGCTGCGCCAGACCGTCCGGCAGGGCGGCCTCCACCTTGAGCTGGGCGCTCGCCAGGACGGCCCCGAGCCCCAACTCCCCGGCCGGGCCCGGCAGTCCCGCCAGGACCAGCGAACCGGCCTCCGCGTCCGTCAGCCCGGTGAGCCGCGTCCGGTACCCCTCCACCAGCCGGAAGCCGCCGTGCGGTCCGCGTTCGGTGCGCACCGGCACCCCGGAGGCGCCGAGCGCCTCGACGTCCCGGTAGACGGTGCGCACCGACACCTCCAGTTCGGCCGCGAGTTCGGGCGCGGTCATCCGGCCGCGGTTCTGCAGCAGCAGGAGCAGGGTGAGGAGCCGGTCGGCACGCATGCCGCCCATTGTCGGGGCGGGGCGCCGTACCTGACAGGAGGTGTCAGGTACGGCCGGGAGGGTGGGGGCGCAGCGTCCGACGACCCTGGAAGGGACCCGCCATGCCCGTCACCGAGACCACCGGCCACTTCACCTTCGCCGACTGGAAGGAGAGCCCCGTCTCGCCGGAGGGGTCCTTCCCCCGGCTCGCGCACGCCACCGTCGTCAACGCCTTCTTCGGCGGCATCGAGGCCGAGGCCACCGTCTGCGACTACACGATCGCCTACGGGACCGCCGCCACCGGCTCCTTCGCCGGACTGGAGCTCGTCACCGGCCGGCTCGACGGCCGCGCCGGCGCCTTCGTGCTGGAGGAGCGCGGCCGCTTCGACGGCGACGGCACCGTGCACTGCGCCTTCGAGGTGGTCGAGGGCTCGGGCACCGGCGGGTTGACCGGGCTGCGCGGCACGGGCGCCTTCACCTGCCGGCACGGCGAGACGAAGGTGCCGTACACCTTCGCGTACGAGGTGGCGCGCGCCTGAGACAAGTGCGTGGCTCGGCGAAACCGGCACTGTGTACAGTGGACCGCGCTTCGCGCGCGCCGCGCGCGGCGCCTCCTTAGCTCAGACGGTCAGAGCAGCTGTCTTGTAAACAGCAGGTCGTCGGTTCGAATCCGACAGGGGGCTCCACCGACGTCCCCGGGCCGGACCTTCTCCGGCCCGGGTCCCTCATGGCAGACGCCGCCTCACGTCGTACGGCCGCGCAGGCGGCGGGCGATCTCCAGGTCCGCGTCGTCCAGCGGGCGGCCTTCCTCGGTCTCCCAGAGGCAGTTCTGCAGCACCCGGCCGTACGTCCACGCGCGCGCCCGCGCACGGTCCAGGCCCAGTACCTCGGTCATCGCGTCGAAGCGCCACAGGACGTCGTCGGGGTCGAAGTTGTTGGCCAGGGCGGGCCACAGGTCGAAGCCGGGGTCGCCGGCCAGCGGCTTGGGATCGATGGCGAGCCAGGGCGCCCGGTCGGCGGCGAGGACGTTCTCGTCGTGCAGGTCCCAGTGCAGCAGCCGGTCGCCCGGCTCGTCCGCGACCTCGCGCACGGCGGCGGCGCAGTCGGCGACCAGGCGGCGGGCCTCGGGGTCGGCGACACGCTCCAGCGTGCGGGGCGTGCGCTCCAGCATGGACGCGGCGATGTCGCCGAGGCGGCGCATCCCGGGGGGTGCCGGGGTGGCGTGGAGGCGGGCCAGGAGGCGCGCGACCACCAGGACGCCCTCATGGACGTCCGGCCGGTGGGCGAGCATCCGGGAGGAGTCCAGGCGCTCCAGCAGCATCGTGCCGGTCGGCTCGTCGTGGTCGAGCAGGCGGACCGCCCCGTCGCCGTTCCACAGGCGCAGGGCGACCGGCTCGCCCTCGCTCTCGTGGTCGCGGATCTGGAGCTTGAGCACCGCCGGTGTGCCGTCGGCGCGGTCGACGGGCAGGACCAGGGCGCTGACGCCGTGCATGGGAGCCCCGGCGAGGCGCAGCTCCCAGCGCTCCAGGAAGCCGGCGGCGAGGTCCGGCAGGGCGGCGATGAAGGCCCGGCCGGCCTCCTTGTTGAACTTGGCCTGGGACGCGGCGAGTTCCGCGGGGACGTCGATCACGCCTCGTACGGTAGTGCCGTACGGGGGCTCGGCGGGCCCGGTTTCCCGGGTTCCGTACGACCGCGTGCGGGGCGCCTACGGCTCCAGGACGACCTTGCCGGTGGTCGCCCGGTTCTCCAGGGCCCGGTGGGCGTCGGCCGCCCGGGCGAGCGGGAAGCGCCGCACGGCGGGGGTGAGCCTGCCCGCGGCCGCCTCGGCGAGGGCGCGCAGTTCGAGCGTGCGCATCGGGTCGGGGCCGCCGGCCCGGCGCATCATCTCGGGGCCGAGGACGCTCACCGAGACGCCCTCCACGAGATAGGGGTTGTCGCTGCGGATGCCCTGCGACGACCAGCCGAACACCACGTGCCGGCCGCCGGGCGCCAGCAGACCGACCAGGGCGCGGGCCACGTCCCCGCCCACGCCGTCGTACACGACGGTCACCTTGCCCCGGTGGCCCTCGACCCGCGCGGGCCAGTCCGGGGCCGTGTAGTCGACGGCGAGGTGGGCGCCGCCCGCCGCCACCAGGGCCGTCTTCCCGGGGCCGCCGGCGAGACCGATCACGGTCGCGCCCGCGTTCCGGGCGTACTGCACGAGGAGGGTGCCGATGCCGCCCGCGGCGGCCGGTACGGCCACCACGTCGCCGGGCCCCGGTTCGGCGAACCGCACGATCCCCATCGCCGTACGGCCCGTGCCGATCATGGCGACGGCCTCGGCGAAGTCCAGGCGCTCCGGGATCTCGTGCAGCCGCCCGGCGTCGGTCACCGCCAGTTCCGCGTAACCCCCGGGGACGAAGCCGAGGTGGGCGACGACCCGCTTGCCGAGCCAGTCGGCGGGGGTGTCCGGACCGAGCGCGTCGACCACCCCGGCGATCTCGCGGCCGGGGATCGTCGGCAGTTCGGCGGGGGCCGGGCCGGGTCCGGGCAGGCCCTCGCGCAGGGCCGTGTCGAGGAGGTGCACCCCGGCCGCCCGGACGGCGACGCGGACCTGGCCGGGGCCCGGGCGCGGGTCCTCCACCCGCTCGTAGGTGAGGTTCTCGGCCGGGCCGTGGGCGTGCAGTCGGACGGCGTGCATGTGGATCCTCCCAGGTCGGGTCGCCGGTGCGGGGCGCCTTCGGCGTCGTGCGCCGCCCCGGCTCCACGGTGCGACCTCAAGCGCGCTCGAGGTCAAGCGCGTTCCGGCCGGGGGCGGGGGAGACGGCCGCGGTGATGCGGTGCGTGACGGGACTTCGGGGCTTCCTTCCCGGTCGGGCCCGGTCGGGCTCGGCCGGATGCCGGGGGGGGGCGCCGGGATGT from Streptomyces sp. DH-12 carries:
- a CDS encoding WYL domain-containing protein is translated as MRADRLLTLLLLLQNRGRMTAPELAAELEVSVRTVYRDVEALGASGVPVRTERGPHGGFRLVEGYRTRLTGLTDAEAGSLVLAGLPGPAGELGLGAVLASAQLKVEAALPDGLAQQARRVRERFHLDAPAWFRDVDPVPCLAVVARAVWERRVLRTRYARWRGEVRREVRPLGLVLKGGIWYLIALADDAVRTYRVSRFQEVEETGEEFTRPAGFDLAAYWTETSRRLEAALRRGTARLRLSPRGRKLLPMQFGAAGARALAEAGAPDADGWVEVELAVESEAVATGDLLRLGVEAEVLGPPELRRAVAEAAAVLADRYARDREFSRNSPAGTC
- a CDS encoding DUF3224 domain-containing protein; translation: MPVTETTGHFTFADWKESPVSPEGSFPRLAHATVVNAFFGGIEAEATVCDYTIAYGTAATGSFAGLELVTGRLDGRAGAFVLEERGRFDGDGTVHCAFEVVEGSGTGGLTGLRGTGAFTCRHGETKVPYTFAYEVARA
- a CDS encoding aminoglycoside phosphotransferase family protein: MIDVPAELAASQAKFNKEAGRAFIAALPDLAAGFLERWELRLAGAPMHGVSALVLPVDRADGTPAVLKLQIRDHESEGEPVALRLWNGDGAVRLLDHDEPTGTMLLERLDSSRMLAHRPDVHEGVLVVARLLARLHATPAPPGMRRLGDIAASMLERTPRTLERVADPEARRLVADCAAAVREVADEPGDRLLHWDLHDENVLAADRAPWLAIDPKPLAGDPGFDLWPALANNFDPDDVLWRFDAMTEVLGLDRARARAWTYGRVLQNCLWETEEGRPLDDADLEIARRLRGRTT
- a CDS encoding zinc-binding dehydrogenase, which gives rise to MHAVRLHAHGPAENLTYERVEDPRPGPGQVRVAVRAAGVHLLDTALREGLPGPGPAPAELPTIPGREIAGVVDALGPDTPADWLGKRVVAHLGFVPGGYAELAVTDAGRLHEIPERLDFAEAVAMIGTGRTAMGIVRFAEPGPGDVVAVPAAAGGIGTLLVQYARNAGATVIGLAGGPGKTALVAAGGAHLAVDYTAPDWPARVEGHRGKVTVVYDGVGGDVARALVGLLAPGGRHVVFGWSSQGIRSDNPYLVEGVSVSVLGPEMMRRAGGPDPMRTLELRALAEAAAGRLTPAVRRFPLARAADAHRALENRATTGKVVLEP